A single Maniola hyperantus chromosome 11, iAphHyp1.2, whole genome shotgun sequence DNA region contains:
- the nsl1 gene encoding KAT8 regulatory NSL complex subunit 1 isoform X2 translates to MAPALSVLPQFSRLEPAAELDELPLRRRALASVDNRAPMDEDDMGLQTHPSLAKDSQEMEQILVDLGNSDLVQADLFQAIKTLESGGDNLSTGDPEAIFPLSGFDLTDTADSEGDAAEDKIRLLQARLERRSAFLLRRLRILQGRAIGKRISEEVAQTFEKSTRGARKDGAGRPMGLKALLKRIETTAALQASAASRTVVGPQYYKAGTSKGDASRSASIGISSGTLAGLDDSAGALRSHLSVVKNQLDSDATASSSGAESNDEAVTYNNVHQQPMPIEKRALWTWQKNRASIASRWCWLQVQVQELEYKIRQHNDLHRQVREAKGPVQLEGEPVGYSGSLPGDSAEEPTDSCTCARVRPLRRDVFNKRKLLQMHNLHIATNKAAKPADVKCSCQFRVESCAVCTGRAEATQPLPPFSTLAPSQRLALVDPAYHPVLSDIKDVSPAIHTAALSSRSWFRSRFGKAWRGAHHAPTPRAAHHSTPTLQPVTPRPVRKMPTRLKRGRPPLSRKIAKERDREEETSTSGHERRGRSSTEWRTMRRQSYDIDNIVIPQSVAANTRPEILTYKEIITPKWRVMEIPETPLNNGVAKSTRMSMESDDEDISEVAVAARHTRAESRERSRYMRKQRTRRVNPEAENNIHEPPQPQPQPSPQPQPQPPVYHETVRPYSPRQFPLRETQYQEMLATMPEGFRPCSPEPTPPRIDEECDDSSTMSPLSPLIFEGDDPDDAEWDPSVEKSERRRSMLR, encoded by the exons ATGGCCCCGGCGCTCTCTGTGCTGCCTCAGTTCTCGCGCCTCGAGCCGGCCGCAGAGCTTGACGAGCTTCCCCTCCGCAGACGGGCGCTCGCGTCCGTCGATAACCGCGCGCCCATGGACGAAGACGATATGGGGCTGCAGACCCACCCCAGCCTGGCCAAGGACTCCCAGGAAATGGAACAGATCCTGGTGGATCTAGGCAACAGCGACCTCGTGCAAGCCGACCTGTTCCAAGCCATCAAAACCCTAGAGAGTGGAGGCGATAACCTCTCCACAGGTGACCCGGAAGCTATATTCCCTTTGAGCGGATTTGACTTAACCGATACAGCTGACTCGGAAGGCGATGCAGCTGAAGACAAAATTAGATTATTACAAGCTCGTTTGGAGCGCCGTTCCGCGTTTCTGTTGCGGCGGTTGCGAATATTGCAAGGGCGGGCGATTGGGAAGCGAATATCTGAAGAAGTAGCTCAGACTTTTGAGAAAAGCACTCGCGGTGCTAGGAAAGATGGTGCAGGAAGGCCTATGGGGTTAAAAGCCTTATTAAAGAGAATAGAGACGACTGCCGCTCTTCAGGCCAGTGCTGCATCTCGCACGGTGGTCGGTCCTCAGTACTATAAAGCTGGGACATCAAAGGGTGATGCGTCAAGATCTGCATCTATTGGCATATCTTCTGGCACTCTGGCTGGGTTAGACGATTCTGCTGGGGCCCTGCGATCTCACCTCTCTGTAGTGAAAAACCAGCTGGACTCTGATGCTACTGCCTCTTCATCAGGGGCGGAGAGCAATGATGAGGCAGTTACCTACAACAATGTCCACCAGCAGCCCATGCCAAT AGAGAAACGCGCGCTATGGACGTGGCAGAAGAATCGCGCGTCCATCGCGTCGCGCTGGTGCTGGCTGCAGGTGCAAGTTCAAGAGTTAGAGTACAAGATACGACAACACAATGATCTCCACAGACAG GTCCGCGAAGCCAAAGGCCCGGTCCAGTTAGAAGGCGAGCCAGTGGGCTACTCGGGCAGTCTGCCCGGCGACTCGGCCGAGGAGCCGACAGACTCGTGTACCTGCGCTCGCGTGCGGCCGCTGCGAAGGGACGTCTTCAACAAACGCAAGCTGCTGCAGATGCACAACCTGCACATTGCCACCAACAAGGCTGCCAAGCCTGCCGATGTCAA ATGCAGCTGTCAGTTCCGCGTTGAAAGCTGCGCCGTTTGTACCGGAAGGGCGGAAGCCACCCAACCCTTGCCGCCCTTCTCGACCCTCGCGCCCTCACAACGACTGGCCCTGGTCGACCCTGCCTACCACCCTGTGCTGAGTGATATAAAAG ATGTATCACCCGCTATCCACACGGCAGCACTGTCGTCGCGCTCGTGGTTCCGCTCGCGCTTCGGCAAGGCGTGGCGTGGCGCCCACCACGCGcccacgccgcgcgccgcccaCCACTCCACTCCCACACTGCAACCCGTCACGCCCAGACCTGTCCGAAAAATGCCCACCA GATTGAAAAGAGGTCGGCCGCCGCTGTCGCGCAAGATCGCGAAGGAACGGGATAGAGAAGAAGAGACTTCTACGTCAGGACACGAGAG GCGCGGACGCAGTAGTACCGAGTGGCGCACGATGCGTCGTCAGTCGTACGACATCGACAACATCGTGATCCCGCAGAGCGTGGCCGCCAACACCAGACCTGAGATACTAACCTACAAGGAGATCATTACACCCAA ATGGCGTGTAATGGAGATACCAGAAACGCCGCTAAACAACGGTGTTGCCAAATCTACACGAATGTCTATGGAGAGTGAC GATGAGGACATATCAGAAGTGGCCGTGGCAGCGCGTCACACGCGAGCAGAGTCGCGCGAGCGCAGTCGCTACATGCGCAAACAGAGGACGCGGCGAGTCAACCCAGAGGCGGAGAACAACATACACGAACCGCCGCAACCGCAACCCCAACCGTCGCCGCAACC GCAACCGCAGCCACCAGTCTACCATGAG ACAGTGAGGCCGTACTCCCCAAGGCAGTTCCCGCTCCGAGAGACCCAGTACCAAGAAATGCTGGCCACCATGCCTGAAGGCTTTCGGCCCTGCAGTCCCGAACCCACCCCACCTCGGATAGATGAAGAGTGTGATGACTCCAGCACCATGTCTCCGCTGTCTCCTCTCATCTTTGAGGGTGACGATCCTGACGATGCTGAGTGGGACCCCAGTGTTGAGAAGTCTGAGAGACGGAGGAGCATGCTTAGGTGA
- the nsl1 gene encoding KAT8 regulatory NSL complex subunit 1 isoform X1 has product MAPALSVLPQFSRLEPAAELDELPLRRRALASVDNRAPMDEDDMGLQTHPSLAKDSQEMEQILVDLGNSDLVQADLFQAIKTLESGGDNLSTGDPEAIFPLSGFDLTDTADSEGDAAEDKIRLLQARLERRSAFLLRRLRILQGRAIGKRISEEVAQTFEKSTRGARKDGAGRPMGLKALLKRIETTAALQASAASRTVVGPQYYKAGTSKGDASRSASIGISSGTLAGLDDSAGALRSHLSVVKNQLDSDATASSSGAESNDEAVTYNNVHQQPMPIEKRALWTWQKNRASIASRWCWLQVQVQELEYKIRQHNDLHRQVREAKGPVQLEGEPVGYSGSLPGDSAEEPTDSCTCARVRPLRRDVFNKRKLLQMHNLHIATNKAAKPADVKCSCQFRVESCAVCTGRAEATQPLPPFSTLAPSQRLALVDPAYHPVLSDIKDVSPAIHTAALSSRSWFRSRFGKAWRGAHHAPTPRAAHHSTPTLQPVTPRPVRKMPTRLKRGRPPLSRKIAKERDREEETSTSGHERRGRSSTEWRTMRRQSYDIDNIVIPQSVAANTRPEILTYKEIITPKWRVMEIPETPLNNGVAKSTRMSMESDDEDISEVAVAARHTRAESRERSRYMRKQRTRRVNPEAENNIHEPPQPQPQPSPQPQPSPQPQPSPQPQPQPPVYHETVRPYSPRQFPLRETQYQEMLATMPEGFRPCSPEPTPPRIDEECDDSSTMSPLSPLIFEGDDPDDAEWDPSVEKSERRRSMLR; this is encoded by the exons ATGGCCCCGGCGCTCTCTGTGCTGCCTCAGTTCTCGCGCCTCGAGCCGGCCGCAGAGCTTGACGAGCTTCCCCTCCGCAGACGGGCGCTCGCGTCCGTCGATAACCGCGCGCCCATGGACGAAGACGATATGGGGCTGCAGACCCACCCCAGCCTGGCCAAGGACTCCCAGGAAATGGAACAGATCCTGGTGGATCTAGGCAACAGCGACCTCGTGCAAGCCGACCTGTTCCAAGCCATCAAAACCCTAGAGAGTGGAGGCGATAACCTCTCCACAGGTGACCCGGAAGCTATATTCCCTTTGAGCGGATTTGACTTAACCGATACAGCTGACTCGGAAGGCGATGCAGCTGAAGACAAAATTAGATTATTACAAGCTCGTTTGGAGCGCCGTTCCGCGTTTCTGTTGCGGCGGTTGCGAATATTGCAAGGGCGGGCGATTGGGAAGCGAATATCTGAAGAAGTAGCTCAGACTTTTGAGAAAAGCACTCGCGGTGCTAGGAAAGATGGTGCAGGAAGGCCTATGGGGTTAAAAGCCTTATTAAAGAGAATAGAGACGACTGCCGCTCTTCAGGCCAGTGCTGCATCTCGCACGGTGGTCGGTCCTCAGTACTATAAAGCTGGGACATCAAAGGGTGATGCGTCAAGATCTGCATCTATTGGCATATCTTCTGGCACTCTGGCTGGGTTAGACGATTCTGCTGGGGCCCTGCGATCTCACCTCTCTGTAGTGAAAAACCAGCTGGACTCTGATGCTACTGCCTCTTCATCAGGGGCGGAGAGCAATGATGAGGCAGTTACCTACAACAATGTCCACCAGCAGCCCATGCCAAT AGAGAAACGCGCGCTATGGACGTGGCAGAAGAATCGCGCGTCCATCGCGTCGCGCTGGTGCTGGCTGCAGGTGCAAGTTCAAGAGTTAGAGTACAAGATACGACAACACAATGATCTCCACAGACAG GTCCGCGAAGCCAAAGGCCCGGTCCAGTTAGAAGGCGAGCCAGTGGGCTACTCGGGCAGTCTGCCCGGCGACTCGGCCGAGGAGCCGACAGACTCGTGTACCTGCGCTCGCGTGCGGCCGCTGCGAAGGGACGTCTTCAACAAACGCAAGCTGCTGCAGATGCACAACCTGCACATTGCCACCAACAAGGCTGCCAAGCCTGCCGATGTCAA ATGCAGCTGTCAGTTCCGCGTTGAAAGCTGCGCCGTTTGTACCGGAAGGGCGGAAGCCACCCAACCCTTGCCGCCCTTCTCGACCCTCGCGCCCTCACAACGACTGGCCCTGGTCGACCCTGCCTACCACCCTGTGCTGAGTGATATAAAAG ATGTATCACCCGCTATCCACACGGCAGCACTGTCGTCGCGCTCGTGGTTCCGCTCGCGCTTCGGCAAGGCGTGGCGTGGCGCCCACCACGCGcccacgccgcgcgccgcccaCCACTCCACTCCCACACTGCAACCCGTCACGCCCAGACCTGTCCGAAAAATGCCCACCA GATTGAAAAGAGGTCGGCCGCCGCTGTCGCGCAAGATCGCGAAGGAACGGGATAGAGAAGAAGAGACTTCTACGTCAGGACACGAGAG GCGCGGACGCAGTAGTACCGAGTGGCGCACGATGCGTCGTCAGTCGTACGACATCGACAACATCGTGATCCCGCAGAGCGTGGCCGCCAACACCAGACCTGAGATACTAACCTACAAGGAGATCATTACACCCAA ATGGCGTGTAATGGAGATACCAGAAACGCCGCTAAACAACGGTGTTGCCAAATCTACACGAATGTCTATGGAGAGTGAC GATGAGGACATATCAGAAGTGGCCGTGGCAGCGCGTCACACGCGAGCAGAGTCGCGCGAGCGCAGTCGCTACATGCGCAAACAGAGGACGCGGCGAGTCAACCCAGAGGCGGAGAACAACATACACGAACCGCCGCAACCGCAACCCCAACCGTCGCCGCAACCCCAACCGTCGCCGCAACCCCAACCGTCGCCGCAACCGCAACCGCAGCCACCAGTCTACCATGAG ACAGTGAGGCCGTACTCCCCAAGGCAGTTCCCGCTCCGAGAGACCCAGTACCAAGAAATGCTGGCCACCATGCCTGAAGGCTTTCGGCCCTGCAGTCCCGAACCCACCCCACCTCGGATAGATGAAGAGTGTGATGACTCCAGCACCATGTCTCCGCTGTCTCCTCTCATCTTTGAGGGTGACGATCCTGACGATGCTGAGTGGGACCCCAGTGTTGAGAAGTCTGAGAGACGGAGGAGCATGCTTAGGTGA
- the nsl1 gene encoding KAT8 regulatory NSL complex subunit 1 isoform X3 → MAPALSVLPQFSRLEPAAELDELPLRRRALASVDNRAPMDEDDMGLQTHPSLAKDSQEMEQILVDLGNSDLVQADLFQAIKTLESGGDNLSTGDPEAIFPLSGFDLTDTADSEGDAAEDKIRLLQARLERRSAFLLRRLRILQGRAIGKRISEEVAQTFEKSTRGARKDGAGRPMGLKALLKRIETTAALQASAASRTVVGPQYYKAGTSKGDASRSASIGISSGTLAGLDDSAGALRSHLSVVKNQLDSDATASSSGAESNDEAVTYNNVHQQPMPIEKRALWTWQKNRASIASRWCWLQVQVQELEYKIRQHNDLHRQVREAKGPVQLEGEPVGYSGSLPGDSAEEPTDSCTCARVRPLRRDVFNKRKLLQMHNLHIATNKAAKPADVKCSCQFRVESCAVCTGRAEATQPLPPFSTLAPSQRLALVDPAYHPVLSDIKDVSPAIHTAALSSRSWFRSRFGKAWRGAHHAPTPRAAHHSTPTLQPVTPRPVRKMPTRLKRGRPPLSRKIAKERDREEETSTSGHERWRVMEIPETPLNNGVAKSTRMSMESDDEDISEVAVAARHTRAESRERSRYMRKQRTRRVNPEAENNIHEPPQPQPQPSPQPQPSPQPQPSPQPQPQPPVYHETVRPYSPRQFPLRETQYQEMLATMPEGFRPCSPEPTPPRIDEECDDSSTMSPLSPLIFEGDDPDDAEWDPSVEKSERRRSMLR, encoded by the exons ATGGCCCCGGCGCTCTCTGTGCTGCCTCAGTTCTCGCGCCTCGAGCCGGCCGCAGAGCTTGACGAGCTTCCCCTCCGCAGACGGGCGCTCGCGTCCGTCGATAACCGCGCGCCCATGGACGAAGACGATATGGGGCTGCAGACCCACCCCAGCCTGGCCAAGGACTCCCAGGAAATGGAACAGATCCTGGTGGATCTAGGCAACAGCGACCTCGTGCAAGCCGACCTGTTCCAAGCCATCAAAACCCTAGAGAGTGGAGGCGATAACCTCTCCACAGGTGACCCGGAAGCTATATTCCCTTTGAGCGGATTTGACTTAACCGATACAGCTGACTCGGAAGGCGATGCAGCTGAAGACAAAATTAGATTATTACAAGCTCGTTTGGAGCGCCGTTCCGCGTTTCTGTTGCGGCGGTTGCGAATATTGCAAGGGCGGGCGATTGGGAAGCGAATATCTGAAGAAGTAGCTCAGACTTTTGAGAAAAGCACTCGCGGTGCTAGGAAAGATGGTGCAGGAAGGCCTATGGGGTTAAAAGCCTTATTAAAGAGAATAGAGACGACTGCCGCTCTTCAGGCCAGTGCTGCATCTCGCACGGTGGTCGGTCCTCAGTACTATAAAGCTGGGACATCAAAGGGTGATGCGTCAAGATCTGCATCTATTGGCATATCTTCTGGCACTCTGGCTGGGTTAGACGATTCTGCTGGGGCCCTGCGATCTCACCTCTCTGTAGTGAAAAACCAGCTGGACTCTGATGCTACTGCCTCTTCATCAGGGGCGGAGAGCAATGATGAGGCAGTTACCTACAACAATGTCCACCAGCAGCCCATGCCAAT AGAGAAACGCGCGCTATGGACGTGGCAGAAGAATCGCGCGTCCATCGCGTCGCGCTGGTGCTGGCTGCAGGTGCAAGTTCAAGAGTTAGAGTACAAGATACGACAACACAATGATCTCCACAGACAG GTCCGCGAAGCCAAAGGCCCGGTCCAGTTAGAAGGCGAGCCAGTGGGCTACTCGGGCAGTCTGCCCGGCGACTCGGCCGAGGAGCCGACAGACTCGTGTACCTGCGCTCGCGTGCGGCCGCTGCGAAGGGACGTCTTCAACAAACGCAAGCTGCTGCAGATGCACAACCTGCACATTGCCACCAACAAGGCTGCCAAGCCTGCCGATGTCAA ATGCAGCTGTCAGTTCCGCGTTGAAAGCTGCGCCGTTTGTACCGGAAGGGCGGAAGCCACCCAACCCTTGCCGCCCTTCTCGACCCTCGCGCCCTCACAACGACTGGCCCTGGTCGACCCTGCCTACCACCCTGTGCTGAGTGATATAAAAG ATGTATCACCCGCTATCCACACGGCAGCACTGTCGTCGCGCTCGTGGTTCCGCTCGCGCTTCGGCAAGGCGTGGCGTGGCGCCCACCACGCGcccacgccgcgcgccgcccaCCACTCCACTCCCACACTGCAACCCGTCACGCCCAGACCTGTCCGAAAAATGCCCACCA GATTGAAAAGAGGTCGGCCGCCGCTGTCGCGCAAGATCGCGAAGGAACGGGATAGAGAAGAAGAGACTTCTACGTCAGGACACGAGAG ATGGCGTGTAATGGAGATACCAGAAACGCCGCTAAACAACGGTGTTGCCAAATCTACACGAATGTCTATGGAGAGTGAC GATGAGGACATATCAGAAGTGGCCGTGGCAGCGCGTCACACGCGAGCAGAGTCGCGCGAGCGCAGTCGCTACATGCGCAAACAGAGGACGCGGCGAGTCAACCCAGAGGCGGAGAACAACATACACGAACCGCCGCAACCGCAACCCCAACCGTCGCCGCAACCCCAACCGTCGCCGCAACCCCAACCGTCGCCGCAACCGCAACCGCAGCCACCAGTCTACCATGAG ACAGTGAGGCCGTACTCCCCAAGGCAGTTCCCGCTCCGAGAGACCCAGTACCAAGAAATGCTGGCCACCATGCCTGAAGGCTTTCGGCCCTGCAGTCCCGAACCCACCCCACCTCGGATAGATGAAGAGTGTGATGACTCCAGCACCATGTCTCCGCTGTCTCCTCTCATCTTTGAGGGTGACGATCCTGACGATGCTGAGTGGGACCCCAGTGTTGAGAAGTCTGAGAGACGGAGGAGCATGCTTAGGTGA
- the nsl1 gene encoding KAT8 regulatory NSL complex subunit 1 isoform X5, protein MAPALSVLPQFSRLEPAAELDELPLRRRALASVDNRAPMDEDDMGLQTHPSLAKDSQEMEQILVDLGNSDLVQADLFQAIKTLESGGDNLSTGDPEAIFPLSGFDLTDTADSEGDAAEDKIRLLQARLERRSAFLLRRLRILQGRAIGKRISEEVAQTFEKSTRGARKDGAGRPMGLKALLKRIETTAALQASAASRTVVGPQYYKAGTSKGDASRSASIGISSGTLAGLDDSAGALRSHLSVVKNQLDSDATASSSGAESNDEAVTYNNVHQQPMPIEKRALWTWQKNRASIASRWCWLQVQVQELEYKIRQHNDLHRQVREAKGPVQLEGEPVGYSGSLPGDSAEEPTDSCTCARVRPLRRDVFNKRKLLQMHNLHIATNKAAKPADVKCSCQFRVESCAVCTGRAEATQPLPPFSTLAPSQRLALVDPAYHPVLSDIKDVSPAIHTAALSSRSWFRSRFGKAWRGAHHAPTPRAAHHSTPTLQPVTPRPVRKMPTRLKRGRPPLSRKIAKERDREEETSTSGHERRGRSSTEWRTMRRQSYDIDNIVIPQSVAANTRPEILTYKEIITPKWRVMEIPETPLNNGVAKSTRMSMESDDEDISEVAVAARHTRAESRERSRYMRKQRTRRVNPEAENNIHEPPQPQPQPSPQPQPQPPVYHE, encoded by the exons ATGGCCCCGGCGCTCTCTGTGCTGCCTCAGTTCTCGCGCCTCGAGCCGGCCGCAGAGCTTGACGAGCTTCCCCTCCGCAGACGGGCGCTCGCGTCCGTCGATAACCGCGCGCCCATGGACGAAGACGATATGGGGCTGCAGACCCACCCCAGCCTGGCCAAGGACTCCCAGGAAATGGAACAGATCCTGGTGGATCTAGGCAACAGCGACCTCGTGCAAGCCGACCTGTTCCAAGCCATCAAAACCCTAGAGAGTGGAGGCGATAACCTCTCCACAGGTGACCCGGAAGCTATATTCCCTTTGAGCGGATTTGACTTAACCGATACAGCTGACTCGGAAGGCGATGCAGCTGAAGACAAAATTAGATTATTACAAGCTCGTTTGGAGCGCCGTTCCGCGTTTCTGTTGCGGCGGTTGCGAATATTGCAAGGGCGGGCGATTGGGAAGCGAATATCTGAAGAAGTAGCTCAGACTTTTGAGAAAAGCACTCGCGGTGCTAGGAAAGATGGTGCAGGAAGGCCTATGGGGTTAAAAGCCTTATTAAAGAGAATAGAGACGACTGCCGCTCTTCAGGCCAGTGCTGCATCTCGCACGGTGGTCGGTCCTCAGTACTATAAAGCTGGGACATCAAAGGGTGATGCGTCAAGATCTGCATCTATTGGCATATCTTCTGGCACTCTGGCTGGGTTAGACGATTCTGCTGGGGCCCTGCGATCTCACCTCTCTGTAGTGAAAAACCAGCTGGACTCTGATGCTACTGCCTCTTCATCAGGGGCGGAGAGCAATGATGAGGCAGTTACCTACAACAATGTCCACCAGCAGCCCATGCCAAT AGAGAAACGCGCGCTATGGACGTGGCAGAAGAATCGCGCGTCCATCGCGTCGCGCTGGTGCTGGCTGCAGGTGCAAGTTCAAGAGTTAGAGTACAAGATACGACAACACAATGATCTCCACAGACAG GTCCGCGAAGCCAAAGGCCCGGTCCAGTTAGAAGGCGAGCCAGTGGGCTACTCGGGCAGTCTGCCCGGCGACTCGGCCGAGGAGCCGACAGACTCGTGTACCTGCGCTCGCGTGCGGCCGCTGCGAAGGGACGTCTTCAACAAACGCAAGCTGCTGCAGATGCACAACCTGCACATTGCCACCAACAAGGCTGCCAAGCCTGCCGATGTCAA ATGCAGCTGTCAGTTCCGCGTTGAAAGCTGCGCCGTTTGTACCGGAAGGGCGGAAGCCACCCAACCCTTGCCGCCCTTCTCGACCCTCGCGCCCTCACAACGACTGGCCCTGGTCGACCCTGCCTACCACCCTGTGCTGAGTGATATAAAAG ATGTATCACCCGCTATCCACACGGCAGCACTGTCGTCGCGCTCGTGGTTCCGCTCGCGCTTCGGCAAGGCGTGGCGTGGCGCCCACCACGCGcccacgccgcgcgccgcccaCCACTCCACTCCCACACTGCAACCCGTCACGCCCAGACCTGTCCGAAAAATGCCCACCA GATTGAAAAGAGGTCGGCCGCCGCTGTCGCGCAAGATCGCGAAGGAACGGGATAGAGAAGAAGAGACTTCTACGTCAGGACACGAGAG GCGCGGACGCAGTAGTACCGAGTGGCGCACGATGCGTCGTCAGTCGTACGACATCGACAACATCGTGATCCCGCAGAGCGTGGCCGCCAACACCAGACCTGAGATACTAACCTACAAGGAGATCATTACACCCAA ATGGCGTGTAATGGAGATACCAGAAACGCCGCTAAACAACGGTGTTGCCAAATCTACACGAATGTCTATGGAGAGTGAC GATGAGGACATATCAGAAGTGGCCGTGGCAGCGCGTCACACGCGAGCAGAGTCGCGCGAGCGCAGTCGCTACATGCGCAAACAGAGGACGCGGCGAGTCAACCCAGAGGCGGAGAACAACATACACGAACCGCCGCAACCGCAACCCCAACCGTCGCCGCAACC GCAACCGCAGCCACCAGTCTACCATGAG TGA
- the nsl1 gene encoding KAT8 regulatory NSL complex subunit 1 isoform X4: MAPALSVLPQFSRLEPAAELDELPLRRRALASVDNRAPMDEDDMGLQTHPSLAKDSQEMEQILVDLGNSDLVQADLFQAIKTLESGGDNLSTGDPEAIFPLSGFDLTDTADSEGDAAEDKIRLLQARLERRSAFLLRRLRILQGRAIGKRISEEVAQTFEKSTRGARKDGAGRPMGLKALLKRIETTAALQASAASRTVVGPQYYKAGTSKGDASRSASIGISSGTLAGLDDSAGALRSHLSVVKNQLDSDATASSSGAESNDEAVTYNNVHQQPMPIEKRALWTWQKNRASIASRWCWLQVQVQELEYKIRQHNDLHRQVREAKGPVQLEGEPVGYSGSLPGDSAEEPTDSCTCARVRPLRRDVFNKRKLLQMHNLHIATNKAAKPADVKCSCQFRVESCAVCTGRAEATQPLPPFSTLAPSQRLALVDPAYHPVLSDIKDVSPAIHTAALSSRSWFRSRFGKAWRGAHHAPTPRAAHHSTPTLQPVTPRPVRKMPTRLKRGRPPLSRKIAKERDREEETSTSGHERRGRSSTEWRTMRRQSYDIDNIVIPQSVAANTRPEILTYKEIITPKWRVMEIPETPLNNGVAKSTRMSMESDDEDISEVAVAARHTRAESRERSRYMRKQRTRRVNPEAENNIHEPPQPQPQPSPQPQPSPQPQPSPQPQPQPPVYHE; the protein is encoded by the exons ATGGCCCCGGCGCTCTCTGTGCTGCCTCAGTTCTCGCGCCTCGAGCCGGCCGCAGAGCTTGACGAGCTTCCCCTCCGCAGACGGGCGCTCGCGTCCGTCGATAACCGCGCGCCCATGGACGAAGACGATATGGGGCTGCAGACCCACCCCAGCCTGGCCAAGGACTCCCAGGAAATGGAACAGATCCTGGTGGATCTAGGCAACAGCGACCTCGTGCAAGCCGACCTGTTCCAAGCCATCAAAACCCTAGAGAGTGGAGGCGATAACCTCTCCACAGGTGACCCGGAAGCTATATTCCCTTTGAGCGGATTTGACTTAACCGATACAGCTGACTCGGAAGGCGATGCAGCTGAAGACAAAATTAGATTATTACAAGCTCGTTTGGAGCGCCGTTCCGCGTTTCTGTTGCGGCGGTTGCGAATATTGCAAGGGCGGGCGATTGGGAAGCGAATATCTGAAGAAGTAGCTCAGACTTTTGAGAAAAGCACTCGCGGTGCTAGGAAAGATGGTGCAGGAAGGCCTATGGGGTTAAAAGCCTTATTAAAGAGAATAGAGACGACTGCCGCTCTTCAGGCCAGTGCTGCATCTCGCACGGTGGTCGGTCCTCAGTACTATAAAGCTGGGACATCAAAGGGTGATGCGTCAAGATCTGCATCTATTGGCATATCTTCTGGCACTCTGGCTGGGTTAGACGATTCTGCTGGGGCCCTGCGATCTCACCTCTCTGTAGTGAAAAACCAGCTGGACTCTGATGCTACTGCCTCTTCATCAGGGGCGGAGAGCAATGATGAGGCAGTTACCTACAACAATGTCCACCAGCAGCCCATGCCAAT AGAGAAACGCGCGCTATGGACGTGGCAGAAGAATCGCGCGTCCATCGCGTCGCGCTGGTGCTGGCTGCAGGTGCAAGTTCAAGAGTTAGAGTACAAGATACGACAACACAATGATCTCCACAGACAG GTCCGCGAAGCCAAAGGCCCGGTCCAGTTAGAAGGCGAGCCAGTGGGCTACTCGGGCAGTCTGCCCGGCGACTCGGCCGAGGAGCCGACAGACTCGTGTACCTGCGCTCGCGTGCGGCCGCTGCGAAGGGACGTCTTCAACAAACGCAAGCTGCTGCAGATGCACAACCTGCACATTGCCACCAACAAGGCTGCCAAGCCTGCCGATGTCAA ATGCAGCTGTCAGTTCCGCGTTGAAAGCTGCGCCGTTTGTACCGGAAGGGCGGAAGCCACCCAACCCTTGCCGCCCTTCTCGACCCTCGCGCCCTCACAACGACTGGCCCTGGTCGACCCTGCCTACCACCCTGTGCTGAGTGATATAAAAG ATGTATCACCCGCTATCCACACGGCAGCACTGTCGTCGCGCTCGTGGTTCCGCTCGCGCTTCGGCAAGGCGTGGCGTGGCGCCCACCACGCGcccacgccgcgcgccgcccaCCACTCCACTCCCACACTGCAACCCGTCACGCCCAGACCTGTCCGAAAAATGCCCACCA GATTGAAAAGAGGTCGGCCGCCGCTGTCGCGCAAGATCGCGAAGGAACGGGATAGAGAAGAAGAGACTTCTACGTCAGGACACGAGAG GCGCGGACGCAGTAGTACCGAGTGGCGCACGATGCGTCGTCAGTCGTACGACATCGACAACATCGTGATCCCGCAGAGCGTGGCCGCCAACACCAGACCTGAGATACTAACCTACAAGGAGATCATTACACCCAA ATGGCGTGTAATGGAGATACCAGAAACGCCGCTAAACAACGGTGTTGCCAAATCTACACGAATGTCTATGGAGAGTGAC GATGAGGACATATCAGAAGTGGCCGTGGCAGCGCGTCACACGCGAGCAGAGTCGCGCGAGCGCAGTCGCTACATGCGCAAACAGAGGACGCGGCGAGTCAACCCAGAGGCGGAGAACAACATACACGAACCGCCGCAACCGCAACCCCAACCGTCGCCGCAACCCCAACCGTCGCCGCAACCCCAACCGTCGCCGCAACCGCAACCGCAGCCACCAGTCTACCATGAG TGA